A section of the Engystomops pustulosus chromosome 3, aEngPut4.maternal, whole genome shotgun sequence genome encodes:
- the LOC140122811 gene encoding uncharacterized protein has protein sequence MDKDEITRRIFSFTLEILHLLSGEEYTLVKRTSGDGVASSSHESKGCRTPIPEPPPLPLIHEQRILELTMKMTALLTGEVPIRCQDVAVYFSMEELAYLEGHKDLYPDVIMENPRPRTSHDNFSKNSEGNVLIFLQGANEVVLPPSSRENLITFIISPGSQVTNPLYEPSSSQIIATNEGFKCSECGQLFVNKSGLVKHSKVHARKMLCSCSECGRSFTDMTSLVIHEKSHAKKRHAKEKPHPCSVCGKRFSDPTILAAHERSHNAEKLLLCSICGKHFTDKSSLAAHEEVHKVERPFSCSQCGKSFITIIGLKAHNKVHREEKPYCCSVCGKRFAGKYGLTVHLRIHTGEKPFSCSECGKSFTNKSDLVKHHRSHTGEKPFSCTKCLKCFITKTKLRDHQRTHTGEKPYSCSICGKCFGDKAQLLKHDKTHT, from the exons ATGGACAAGGACGAGATCACCAGAAGAATATTCAGCTTCACCCTGGAGATCCTACATCTGCTAAGTGGGGAG GAGTATACATTAGTGAAGAGGACTTCAGGAGATGGTGTGGCCTCTAGCAGCCATGAGTCCAAGGGATGTAGGACCCCCATCCCAGagcctccccctctccccctgatCCATGAGCAGAGGATCCTAGAACTGACCATGAAGATGACTgcgctgctgactggagag gttcctataaggtgtcaggatgtggctgtgtaTTTCTCCATGGAAGAGTTGGCATATTTAGAGGGACACAAGGATCTGTACCCGGATGTCATCATGGAGAACCCCCGGCCCCGCACATCACACG ATAATTTCAGTAAGAATTCTGAGGGAAACGTCCTGATATTTTTACAAGGAGCAAATGAAGTTGTCCTGCCGCCCTCTTCCAGAGAAAATCTCATTACCTTTATTATATCTCCAGGATCTCAGGTTACAAATCCGTTATACGAACCTTCTTCCAGCCAGATTATCGCCACAAATGAAGGGTTTAAGTGCAGTGAATGTGGACAGCTGTTTGTTAATAAATCAGGGCTTGTTAAGCACAGCAAAGTCCACGCACGAAAGATGCTCTGCTCATGTTCAGAGTGTGGGAGAAGCTTCACCGACATGACAAGTCTTGTTATACACGAGAAGAGCCATGCAAAGAAACGGCACGCAAAGGAGAAGCCGCATCCGTGCTCCGTGTGTGGGAAACGCTTCTCTGATCCGACCATTCTGGCTGCCCACGAGAGAAGCCACAACGCAGAGAAACTGCTTTTATGCTCAATATGTGGAAAACACTTTACGGATAAATCGTCGCTCGCTGCACACGAAGAAGTCCACAAAGTAGAGCGGCCGTTCTCCTGCTCGCAATGTGGCAAGAGCTTCATAACGATTATTGGTCTTAAGGCACATAATAAAGTTCATAGGGAAGAAAAACCCTATTGCTGTTCGGTGTGTGGGAAACGCTTTGCAGGTAAATATGGTCTAACCGTACACCTAAGAATTCACaccggagagaagccattttcttgttcagaatgtgggaaaagttttacaaataaatcggatcttgttaaacatcatagaagtcacacgggagagaagccttTCTCATGTACAAAATGTTTGAAATGTTTTATTACTAAAACCAAACTTCGAGATCATCAGCgaactcacacgggagagaagccctaTTCATGTTCTATCTGTGGAAAATGCTTTGGTGATAAAGCCCAACTGCTTAAACACGATAAAACTCATACGTGA